A DNA window from Chlamydia felis Fe/C-56 contains the following coding sequences:
- the lysS gene encoding lysine--tRNA ligase, with protein sequence MSAKAEYLQQEDFLHRSNKLQEISDLGINPYPYEFPGTSSVEEIKNEFSSQSLGNSEDATNKNTPKVKISGRMVLFRSMGKNAFAQILDNDQKIQVMFNRDFSSVAGLPEDAEITPIKFIEKKLDLGDILGIEGYLFFTHSGELTILVETVTLLGKALISLPDKHAGLSDKETRYRKRWLDLICSDEVRQTFLKRSRIIKLIRQYMDAQDFIEVETPILQNIYGGAEATPFVTTLNALHSDMFLRISLEIALKKILVGGTPRVYEIGKVFRNEGIDRTHNPEFTMIEAYAMNIDYHSVMVYVENLIEYLVGELNNGSTVLTYSHLKQGPQTIDFKAPWIRMTMKDSIKTYGGVDVDLHGDHELRNILKERSSLPEESYATAPRGLLIAALFDELVCDKLIAPHHITDHPLETTPLCKSLRSGEEDYVERFESFCLGKELCNAYSELTDPMRQRMLLEKQMEKKALDPDSEYHPIDEEFLEALCQGMPPAGGFGIGIDRLVMILTDSASIRDVLYFPVMRRLESEND encoded by the coding sequence ATGTCTGCAAAAGCTGAGTACCTACAACAAGAAGATTTTCTCCATAGAAGTAATAAGCTCCAGGAAATATCTGACCTAGGTATCAATCCCTATCCTTACGAATTCCCTGGAACGAGTAGTGTTGAGGAAATTAAAAACGAATTTTCTTCTCAGTCTCTTGGAAATAGCGAAGATGCTACGAATAAAAATACCCCCAAGGTGAAAATCTCAGGTCGTATGGTGCTTTTCCGTTCCATGGGGAAAAATGCTTTTGCTCAGATTTTAGATAATGACCAAAAGATTCAGGTAATGTTTAACAGGGATTTTTCCTCAGTTGCAGGTCTCCCTGAAGATGCTGAGATCACACCTATAAAATTTATAGAAAAGAAACTGGATCTCGGTGACATTCTAGGAATCGAAGGGTACCTATTCTTCACACATTCCGGAGAACTCACCATCTTGGTAGAAACTGTCACGTTATTGGGTAAAGCATTAATCTCACTTCCTGATAAACATGCAGGATTGAGTGATAAAGAAACTCGTTATAGAAAACGTTGGTTAGATCTGATTTGTTCTGATGAGGTGCGTCAAACTTTCTTAAAAAGAAGTCGTATTATCAAGTTAATCCGTCAGTATATGGATGCTCAGGATTTCATAGAGGTAGAAACTCCTATATTGCAAAATATCTATGGTGGGGCTGAAGCAACTCCTTTTGTAACTACTTTGAATGCTTTGCATTCTGATATGTTTTTAAGAATTTCACTAGAGATTGCCTTAAAGAAAATCCTGGTTGGAGGGACCCCTCGTGTCTATGAAATTGGTAAGGTGTTTAGGAATGAAGGGATAGACAGAACTCACAATCCTGAATTTACTATGATAGAAGCTTATGCAATGAATATAGACTATCATAGCGTCATGGTGTACGTAGAGAACCTTATTGAATACCTTGTTGGCGAATTAAATAATGGTAGTACGGTACTGACTTATTCACATCTCAAGCAAGGGCCTCAAACTATTGATTTTAAAGCTCCTTGGATTCGTATGACTATGAAAGATAGTATCAAAACATATGGAGGAGTTGATGTGGACCTTCATGGGGATCATGAATTGCGTAATATTTTAAAAGAGCGCTCCTCATTACCCGAAGAATCTTATGCAACAGCGCCTAGGGGTTTATTAATCGCGGCCCTATTTGATGAGTTAGTATGTGATAAGTTAATTGCTCCCCATCATATTACGGATCATCCTTTAGAGACTACACCACTATGTAAGTCTTTGCGCTCTGGAGAAGAGGATTATGTAGAGCGTTTTGAAAGTTTTTGTTTAGGTAAAGAACTCTGCAATGCTTATTCAGAACTGACTGATCCAATGCGTCAGAGAATGCTTTTGGAAAAGCAAATGGAGAAAAAAGCTTTAGATCCAGATAGCGAATATCACCCTATTGATGAGGAGTTTCTAGAAGCCCTATGTCAGGGTATGCCTCCTGCAGGTGGATTCGGAATCGGTATCGATCGTTTGGTTATGATTCTGACAGATTCCGCTTCTATTCGCGATGTTCTATATTTCCCAGTTATGCGTCGTCTAGAATCAGAAAATGACTAA
- the dsbH gene encoding disulfide reductase DsbH — protein MKRWLQGSLIALCLLLTLPCCAAKKRSHYQKDFGKLKIQEVKASGVLWESYANAVEQSKKDKKYIGLFFTGSDWCIWCIKMQDQILNTPEFQQYAKDNLHMVELDFPQSNSQPEDVKQQNQALKSKYGVNGFPTLVFIDANGNEKVRMGFEYGGGDNYVKKIQAALHKK, from the coding sequence ATGAAACGCTGGTTGCAAGGAAGCTTAATTGCTCTCTGTTTATTACTCACCCTGCCTTGTTGTGCAGCAAAAAAACGTTCTCATTATCAAAAGGACTTCGGCAAGCTCAAGATTCAAGAGGTGAAAGCTTCGGGGGTACTCTGGGAAAGTTATGCTAATGCTGTTGAACAATCTAAGAAAGATAAGAAATATATAGGTTTATTTTTCACAGGTTCTGATTGGTGTATCTGGTGTATTAAGATGCAAGATCAGATTTTAAATACTCCCGAATTTCAACAATATGCTAAAGACAACCTACACATGGTAGAGTTAGATTTTCCACAATCTAATAGTCAGCCTGAGGATGTAAAACAGCAAAACCAAGCTCTAAAATCCAAATACGGTGTAAATGGATTTCCAACATTAGTATTTATCGATGCTAATGGAAATGAGAAAGTCAGAATGGGATTTGAGTACGGTGGTGGAGATAATTATGTGAAGAAAATCCAAGCTGCTTTGCATAAAAAATAG
- the priA gene encoding primosomal protein N', with protein MGNIEPTTFRLYAEVIVNSSINRVLDYGLPENLEYITRGTGVSVSLRGAKKYGVVHRIKTKTECKRVLPILDVIGSGIVLPQDLLDLMFWMSQYYFTPLGKTLRLVLPGISSSIIQPKQHYRVVLKQSKAKTKEMILAIQKESPSQAITLKTLLSCSSPPGLSELMDKAKVSQSPIHSLEKLGVLEIINAADLEIQEDSLTFFLPDPHPLHPQQKSAVDKISASLSVGNFQTHLLFGVTGSGKTEVYFQAIHEARKLGKSAILLVPEIALTIPTVTLFKAHFGKEVGILHHKLTDSDRNKTWRAASRGDINIIIGPRSALFCPVQNLGLIIVDEEHDPAYKQSESHPCYHARDVAVMRGKLANATVILGSATPSLESYANALSGKYILSELSTRAAAALPAKVSLVDMNLEREKTKTKTLFSQAALRGIEKRLAVGEQVLVFFNRRGYHTNVSCSLCKHTLKCPHCDMVLTFHKYANVLLCHLCNASPKDPQTSCPKCHGTMTLQYRGSGTEKIEKVLHNIFPQVRTIRIDSDTTKFKGSHDSLLKQFATGKADVLIGTQMIAKGMHFPSVTLAIILNGDSGLYIPDFRASEQVFQLITQVTGRSGRSHLPGEVLIQSFLPDHSTIRCAMQQDYPAFYNQEIPGRELCSYPPFVRLIRCIFMGKCPKTTWKEAHRIHTQLKEKLNAHTQLMQITPCGHFKIKDVFRYQFLIKSKQVLPVNKKLHEALLSAKLSPKVKFMIDVDPTTTFF; from the coding sequence ATGGGTAATATTGAACCAACTACCTTTCGCCTATACGCAGAAGTCATAGTAAACTCCAGTATCAATAGGGTATTAGACTACGGACTCCCTGAAAATCTTGAATACATTACTCGAGGTACTGGTGTTAGCGTTTCCTTGCGCGGAGCAAAAAAGTACGGGGTAGTCCATAGGATTAAAACAAAAACAGAATGCAAAAGAGTTCTCCCAATTTTAGATGTAATCGGCTCTGGCATCGTACTTCCTCAAGATCTTCTAGATCTCATGTTTTGGATGAGCCAGTACTATTTCACTCCTTTAGGAAAGACGTTACGCTTAGTCCTTCCTGGAATATCCTCTAGTATCATACAACCCAAACAACACTACCGAGTTGTACTCAAACAAAGCAAAGCAAAAACTAAGGAAATGATTCTTGCCATTCAAAAAGAATCTCCTTCGCAAGCAATAACTTTAAAAACGCTATTGTCCTGCAGTTCACCTCCGGGTCTCTCAGAGCTCATGGATAAAGCTAAGGTTTCCCAATCTCCGATTCACTCTCTAGAAAAACTTGGGGTTCTTGAAATTATTAATGCAGCAGATCTTGAAATTCAAGAAGATAGTCTAACCTTTTTCCTTCCTGATCCCCATCCTCTACACCCTCAACAAAAATCTGCTGTAGATAAGATTTCTGCCTCCTTATCTGTAGGGAATTTTCAAACCCACCTTCTTTTTGGTGTAACAGGAAGTGGGAAAACTGAGGTATATTTCCAGGCTATCCATGAAGCTAGAAAGCTGGGTAAAAGTGCTATCCTTTTAGTTCCTGAAATAGCTCTCACCATACCAACAGTCACTTTATTTAAAGCGCATTTTGGAAAAGAAGTTGGTATTCTCCATCATAAGCTTACTGACAGTGATAGAAATAAAACATGGAGAGCGGCTTCTAGAGGCGATATCAATATCATCATAGGTCCCAGATCTGCATTATTTTGCCCTGTACAAAATTTAGGATTGATTATTGTTGATGAGGAGCATGACCCTGCCTATAAACAAAGTGAAAGCCATCCCTGTTATCATGCCCGTGATGTTGCTGTTATGCGAGGAAAACTTGCTAACGCTACTGTGATATTAGGAAGTGCTACGCCCAGTTTAGAAAGCTATGCTAATGCTTTATCGGGGAAGTACATTCTTTCAGAATTATCGACACGTGCTGCCGCTGCCCTTCCTGCTAAGGTTTCTCTTGTCGATATGAATCTGGAAAGAGAAAAGACAAAAACAAAAACATTATTCTCACAAGCAGCACTTCGAGGTATTGAAAAACGCCTAGCTGTTGGTGAGCAGGTGCTTGTTTTCTTTAATCGTCGTGGTTACCATACCAACGTTTCATGTTCTTTGTGTAAACATACGCTGAAATGTCCCCATTGCGATATGGTATTAACATTTCATAAATACGCAAATGTTCTTCTTTGCCATCTTTGTAATGCCTCTCCTAAAGATCCTCAGACATCCTGTCCGAAATGTCACGGAACTATGACTCTTCAGTATCGTGGGTCAGGGACAGAGAAAATAGAAAAAGTACTTCACAATATCTTTCCGCAAGTGCGTACTATACGTATCGATTCTGACACCACGAAATTTAAAGGAAGCCATGATTCCTTATTAAAACAATTTGCTACAGGCAAAGCTGATGTATTAATTGGCACACAAATGATTGCTAAGGGCATGCACTTTCCTTCTGTTACCCTAGCAATTATTTTAAACGGTGATTCCGGTCTTTATATTCCTGATTTCCGAGCTTCTGAGCAAGTCTTTCAGCTTATCACGCAAGTCACAGGAAGATCTGGAAGAAGCCATCTCCCTGGAGAGGTTTTGATTCAATCTTTTCTCCCCGACCACAGTACAATCCGTTGTGCCATGCAACAGGATTATCCTGCTTTTTATAATCAAGAAATTCCCGGAAGGGAGTTATGCAGCTACCCTCCGTTTGTCCGCCTAATTCGCTGCATCTTCATGGGTAAGTGCCCTAAGACCACCTGGAAAGAGGCTCATCGTATTCACACTCAACTTAAAGAGAAATTAAATGCCCACACCCAGCTAATGCAAATTACTCCCTGTGGGCATTTTAAAATTAAAGATGTGTTTAGGTATCAATTCCTAATAAAGAGCAAACAAGTTCTTCCGGTAAATAAAAAGCTTCATGAAGCTTTGTTATCGGCAAAACTCTCTCCTAAAGTAAAGTTCATGATCGACGTCGATCCCACAACAACATTTTTCTAA